The window TGTTGATGGACTGGGTATTTTCTTTGCATCCACATTGATTCTTCTAATGAATGTGAGGGTGATTTATGGAAGGAGAATCCACTTTTAATAAGGGGACTAGGCTTCCCTATAACTGCTCTTTCACCCAGGTGAATGAGCACAAGGATACATTAATACCTATTCCCAGTAAgagttaaaatgtaaataaatatgacaacGTAAAAAAAAACGAAACACTTGTTACCTGACTTtcaaaaataaagtgtatgtccCCTGAAGTAAATCCAATATCAGTCAAGCCTTCCAATTATGTAAATTCACGTCAATCATTTCCCAGCAAGCAAAGATGTTAACCCTTTGTACAATGTTAATTAACAGAATCCTTAAACCTTGGTAATTTTGCAGGGAATCCCAGATAATAACATTGACCATGTTTGATCATTGACAGCACCCAGGATTTCCTGCATTATTATTTCCCATTACAACCTGCTGATTGAGTTGAAAAGTAATGTAGAGCAATATAGGTTACAGGAGTGGGTTCTATTCTATTTCTGCTAAGGGTTAGGGTTCTGTGTTTAATACATATAAGGGTCTCAACCAACTAAGTATTTCATTTGATAATCCACTTCTTTAAAAATAGTGAGagtaaacatttatgtaaagcaCAAGTGGAATAACTTTAGATATAACTTTCCTCCCTTAGATCATCTATACAGTACGCAACCCAAAGGATGTGTGTGTTTCTCTTTATCACTTTTCCTTGGTCGCACAGTTTATGGAAAGCAGGGAAGACTTCCAGGATTTCATCACTTTATTTCTAAGCAATGATGGTGAGAATGGgatttttaattaaagcaaaattatatttttagtttttactgtAAAGTGATAGTTGGTGTAAAGTTCACAAGTTTATATGCTTTCAactttatattttcagtattgtATTACAGTGAAACTTGACTTTTATACTTTTCCACTGCGTTATGCAGTATCTATTTGCGGTATCAGTATGTTTTAGTTTTCTAAAAATCATGTTATATACAGTGTAAGCTGTACGCTGCACCTACATCTATAGTATCTAAAACAGACTTCAGTTCCAGTATTGTGCCTCTGCCCCATCCATGCTTTAGAATTCACAAAGCTCATTGTATAATGAAGCTGTGGCTGACTTCGGAAACTTCCAAGTATGTAATTCAGCGATGAGCAgaaccattttaggaaaaatgatGTTAAAAAGAATTACACCATATTTATGTTCAAGAAATGATTTCAATTATTTCAAGAAATTGACTTTATTGACTGAGGGTGATAtaaaaggaaggaaatttttcTCTGGCTTTTTGTCCTTGGGAtgaaatataaacacatattagTACAAAGAAAAAGCACGGCACATATGTCTCATATTCATGTCATTTCATTTGAGATTTCCCAACACTTCAGGTAATTTATCAACTAATCCAGGTGTGAAAAGCAGATGATAACAATCAAATGTCAAAAGGTTTTTCTTGCCTGTTCTTGCCTGTTGCACATGTGGAGTATGTTGCATCTACTGATTCATATTTCTGATTCAATTGGTTCAGTCACACACTTTGGATGTTTAGtgccagaaaaaaattacttcttgGGACTGGACTGAAGCTGATTATTGtattaaattctgtttattttttcataggcCTTTAATGTTATTATCTTTGACTGGAGCTTTACAATAGGACTCCTTACTGATAAACACCAcattaaaatactgtatttttgtattccAAAACTCTACTGCTCTAAACTGGTTTATTTCCATCTTTTAGTCATGTTTGGTCGATGGTTTGAACATGTAAAGGGATGGCTGACAATCAAGGACAATCCAAACTTCCTGCTACTGTCTTATGACAGTATGGTAAAGGTAGGTCTTAGTTCCATAAAATGTTCATTCCTTGCAcatattgggccttatttatcaaagatctccaatgctagagaagatagaatatcattaaagaacctgggtgatcaagcaaacctggaatacatctggtgcAGGGTTGCCAGGTTTGCTTGaccactcaggttctcccatgatagtctatattctccaataTTGGagtgctttttttactttaatactttatattatatcatattatatgcaataatatatcatattaattttttataatatatatattttataatatatcatattatatgcaaatatattataatattatatattatattattatacaatctCTATGTAATCTAGAATAGTATGTGATTATTTAGGTTCCTAGCTCATTATGTTCACAGTGAGCAGAGGGAGAATGTTGATAAATTATAACCATTTCATTGCAAGACACATGTTGcatttatatatgttaaataataataacataatataatcaaataaaacctaaaacctaaaacCTCATACTCAGGCCTTTGTGTGCCCCACTTACATCTGAAAGCAATTGCATACTCAAAAACTGATTTTGAACAGGTCATTCATCTCCTCTGGCTATAAATTATCTTTCTAGTTGTGTTCACTATAAATTATGTTTCATATGTCCCCTTGCAGGTGAATTATTGCAGAATAATTTTTGTAAAGGCTAATGCAAAACACTGTTAATTATTCCAACAGGATCTGCGGAGCAGTGTTGCTAAAATCTGCAAATTCCTTGGTAAAGATCTTAGTGATGCTGCTATAGATTCTGTAGTGGAACATTCTTCCTTTAAAGCTATGAAAGATAACAACATGTCCAACTACAGTGCAGTGCCTAACGACATCTTCAACAAGCAACATGGAACATTTCACAGAAAAGGTAAAGACTCCTGATTGTTTCCACAAATAGCACGTTCAAAAATGTTATGAAGCTATAGAATGTTAGTCATATCAAGTCATGACTTGACATATTTGTGCCCTTAGTGTATCTTGGGGGCCAATAACATATTTTACTGACTTTATTGTAAACATCACTAAATTAAAATATGCTACACAATTCTAAATTTagcaattgaaaaacaaaataccaatgtATAGGATACAAGCTGTTAAATGAAACCCAGATATGACCAGCAGTTTCACAAAATTATGTGTCTGTAAAATACATTTGGGTATTAAAATGGGTGaacaatattatatacaattatttatggCAAAAATTAGTATGATTTAAACATaatgattggatattttttaaattcagttatCAGTTCAGGAAGTGTGCTGGACTTTGAGCCTTGCTGTAAGAAGAATGTGTCTTTAATATATGGAGaaaataagcttctaattgctgtGTAAACAAACCAGAAAAACTCCAGGGACAAATGAAATGACTTTAAGCCACATGCTTTGTTCTGACCCTTACAGTGCTTACTATAAACAGGTTATGCAATATGTTTGCCTCTAACACTACTTAATGTAAAGATATAGAgaatagtgtttttttctgcatacatGGTATTACATGCACAACAAGTTTTTGAGAAAGAGGTTCTAATTGTATGGTATGCCAGACTGTAATTCTGCTTTCAATGAATGTATGACAGTTTGAAAAAGTACCAAATCCAGCTACTGTGTAATACATACACATacttacaaacaaaaatataaaataccttcCCTGACTGAGCCAAATTCTCAAGATTGTGTCTTGCACACTCTCCCTTCCAGACCCTACAGTCTTAAGGATTTAGGAACAGATGCAGTGCTGCCAACCCTCCAAACATTGGATAAAGTTAGGTGTGGTCAGATGCTGATTGACAATGTACAACAATATTGTTTGGgagatgcaccagccagagctgcggaccatgcccccccccccccccctacggatcccaggctcagggcggtgggcgggatgggtctctggacacaacccacccattgcaggctcagacctgtgataagagagtgggtgggttctggcatcatgacgtcactaaaggtgaaatttcttcctctttaaatgacacctggctccccatgcatgcacggtccggagccggtaaatttagtggtccgccagtttaaaaaggttggcgaccacagtTCTAGATGATTaccattaacaaaaaaattacatacatataaatatatcactaTATTAGTCGTTCTCAGCTGCAGTTAACATTCTGTTTAAACAGATTAATTCTGGAAATTATCTATAGCATGTGATTTTTAAGTGAGTGCATCAGTTGTGTTGTTGCCTTATTTATACCATTATGGGTTGATATgtcatgcacatttattttaaatgacaattacCTAACTTGTATGTAGCTTCAGTGCTGcagtacatatttttatagataattcATAGTTCTACATTAACTATACACTTCaacattattgtttttacttttagtaaacTCTTTTGCCTTTTTCTAGGTATCTCCGGCGATCACAAGAATTACTTTACACCTGCTCAAGAAGAGGAGTTTAATGAGATTTACAAGGAGTGTATGAAAGATATTGACCTTGCTTTCATATAAAACGAGTTCTCATCATTAGGCGTTTTAAACTTAGAACTGTAGACATACtcatgggtttgatttactaacaATGTTTATTCATGTGCAAAAAACTTCAGGATTTTTGTtggcacatgattggatgattaaagtgaaCGCAGTTTTACCTTTTTCGATAGGACACATGAACATTTACTTTCCAAAGTTAGTATTCGtcattctttagtaaatcagccctaagTCCCAATTCCAGCCATCTGACATGGTAGTCTAAGCTGTTTTCTGTGCTAGTATAAGCCAGTTTGTTTCCTGTTAACCAAACAACCATTGACCAACCACAAAAGTACAGTAAATTTGCAGCATAGATAGAAGAAAATTGCCATCTGACCTAGCTGAATAAGGCCAAATCAGGCAACAATCATCCAGATTATTAGTAACTGGGTATTCGTTGCCAATTGGGTTTGAGAATCAATATTGAGCTGGTAAGCTCTTTAGTTGCAtatgatttattttcaaatgtcaaaACATTGTGGCATattttatacatgaaaaaatattttattacaagcaTTTAAGACTTAGGAAATAATAGTCTAGCAGTATTCTTCCTTTTCTATTTCActtgtaacattttgtaaatctaaaaataaacatttgaaaatattttttagcttgtCATGTCTATATTTTTC of the Pyxicephalus adspersus chromosome 11, UCB_Pads_2.0, whole genome shotgun sequence genome contains:
- the LOC140340956 gene encoding 3-beta-hydroxysteroid sulfotransferase-like; this translates as MENITMEVTKKYMEFEGIRVPGGVHSVESLTWAWKEFEVRDDDVFNVTYPKSGTTWLQEILSLIYSNGDPTPVKTQYSWDRVPWIEQYSGRRQIENRPSPRLITTHLPIHIFPQSYYKSKAKIIYTVRNPKDVCVSLYHFSLVAQFMESREDFQDFITLFLSNDVMFGRWFEHVKGWLTIKDNPNFLLLSYDSMVKDLRSSVAKICKFLGKDLSDAAIDSVVEHSSFKAMKDNNMSNYSAVPNDIFNKQHGTFHRKGISGDHKNYFTPAQEEEFNEIYKECMKDIDLAFI